The DNA sequence ATACAAAAATATACAATGGAGGGGTTAAAAACTGCTGCTCCTTTTCGTTCTCACTAGTATTTCAATTTTCATCTAACAAGGGTTCGAACAGATGTCATAACAAGTCAACTTCATGGCAGAGCATCACATACTTGCAGTTGTTTCCTTGATTTCTTCCAACGAAATGGCCTGcacagaaggaaaaaataacatCTGAAATTAGAATGTCCTCAATATTTTATCCATCCATTCTCATACGTGAATCGTGGCACCATATGTGGCTGCTGGGCCACTGTTCTTCTCCCATAGCCTAGGGAAGTCTAACGAGCTCATGATACCAAGCTGAATTACCAACTGACTCCGAACACGTGCttagtatattagataattCACCTGATCTTGGCCAGCAAAATCATTGTCTGGAGTGAGGAATAGCATGCAGTGGCACTCTTTCCTGCCAGGGTAACCAGCAAGATTACAATTTAGAGCAGAGGGAAAATCATGACCTATTTCAGGGGGAAAAGTCACGCGGATAATCTCATGCACCATCAAAGCAACCAAGCGAAAACATTCATCTCTATCCCACGACAATGGACACCAGGTCCACCAAGACCAACTTGAGTGTGGTATGCAAAATCTGGGGGGATTCAGCCTTAATTTTACCTCGTTATTGTGGCTAACAGCTTCCCCCACTGTTTACAACCGACAACTCCCAAACCCAATAAACAAACCACCCCCCCCCtccaccacacacacacacacacacacaaaaaagaaaaaaaaattacaagaaaggAACTTCATTGCTACTTAATTTGGATTGTTCTATAACATGATGACAATCTAAATAGTCCAGGAAACAGAAAAGCTTATAAGGGAATAAATCCAATGTTGGTCAAAGTTATAAAGTCAATTTGCAGCATCATTAAGCATCTAAATTTATGTCATTAAGATTATGCCTACTATAATGTCCATGGTATTTTGGATGGCACAAGTATCCATTATATTCTCACAAagatggagaaaaagaaaaacattctaCCATCATAGTCAGTTAATATTGTCAGGAATCAATGGACACTCTTAACCAGCTTGGTTTTACATATCTAGATAAACATAACCAGAAAAACTGTGTACTTTCACAACATTAGATATTCGGTAAATCAGTCGATAGCATTAAATATACTCTACCTCTCCCTCATTGGAACACAAGGACAATTCCAAAAACCTTGCGCTGCCTCTGCAGCTTTGTCATCATAATGCCTGCGGTTCAGTGAGTTGAGCCTTAAATTATATCACGGACTATGTATATCTCTTCATATACATTTCTAAATGGATGTTAAAGTAATAAAACAATCTGAAGAAGGCAAGGTTGTTTCACACGTATTTACCTACATGGGCAAAGCGGTGCACCTAATGCGTCTTTATGGTCAGCCAGTCCCTGTTGAAATTCCAATGTGAGTTAGCTAAGCATAAATTCAGCATTAGCAAACGAGCACTTGAAAGCCCTAAACAAGCTCATATTGTAGGAAGTAACAGATGATACTAGTAGAATTAGGGATTTCCAGGCACGCTGTTTCATCTCTGATTTTAGATGCAGATTCTTTTAATCACACATTTCCCCGGTAGTTCAGCTCCGATTTCTTTATCTCAAGAAATAATTAACTCATACAAAGAAGGAATTTATTAATTGACTTGAAAAAGCAATTTCAGAATTTTAGAAAGGAATGCAAATAATCAGACTTCAAAGAGTTGAGTTAGAGTGGTGACACTATATTCTGAGAAGATAAGTTACTCTTTAGTATACAAGAGCGCATGATGTTTTATTCGACATAGCTACTGCATATCTAAATGGAAAAACTTCCGTCTGTCAAGATCTTCAATGTTGTATTCGATAGCAGACACGCTATTGAATTATACACCACATGGAAGCCCACCTATTACCCAAGCCCAGTTCCAATTGAAACTCAAATTGCAGATCACACATGTTAAAACTACATGATTCTTTGTTTTCGTTTGAGATAATTCGCAAAACAAACTCGCAGCAATTACAGAGCACGTGATGAACTTTAATAAATTAGTGAAATTCAAGGACTCATTCATACAGAAGGATGCAGCAGATGAAAGCATCACATATTGAATTTCACAGAGGTGTTTCACTAATCTAAGCTCACACGGAGTGATAAGCTATCAGAAGAAGACTAGGACCCCGTAGTCAAGTCCTGATATCAGTGGACAAGTGGTGCCATAAATGGTTTAGGGCACCACTTGGCACTTTCATCTTTCTTGTTTTGGGAAAGCAATCAGAAGGCGACTAAAATGAAGGCCTAGTTATAGAATAACAGGTATATCACAGACAGATGAAACACTGACCGACCCACTAGGAGTCTATACAGCGACGAAAGCTTTTCAGAATTCAAACCCAAATGAAGgggtaaagaaaaagaaaatgcacttGAATCATAAAAAGCAGTCGCATACATAAGTTCTACATACCTTAATAACAACAGAAGTCACACCCTTATCAACGCAGAAATATGTTCCTGATCGGCGAGCATACTGCTCGGAGAACTTTCTCATTATCTCAACAGACTTCTCTGTTGGCTccactggaaaaaaaaagtcattaaatTTTTGTCAGGTGCGAACTGAAGTGGAAGAAGAAACAAACTGAATGGAGAAAAGGCAGCAAACTTTTGAGTTTGACTACTGAAGGCAAGACATGTGCACTGGTTAGGAGTTACTATGAGGGAACGAGAATCAATTAGTCACAGCAATTACTCATCAAACTTATGACTAATAGGTGGCTTGTGTTTTGATCTGGAttagagctctctctctctctctctctctctctctctctcgccccccAGTTTTTCCCCCTCACCCCAGTGAATCTCCTCTCCTTTCCACCAATTCTACTGATTAGCAagagaattgaaaattgaaggTAACATGCTCTCGTCAGCCACGCCGCAAATGTTCACATAGATAAACAAATCCAATTCACTCTAAATAGAAATCGCATTAGCTAAGGTGTTTGACAATTCTGACCAAATTTCACCGTGACAAAGCTACAAACGGAACACCCACAAAATTGACAGTAAACATCTCACAACCCCACCTAAGAACTTATCGCAATCACATTTTACAATTGTGATCGCATTTTACAGTCATACCGCTACGCAAGGAACTGAAAAACCGATCAGGTTATATATAATCGAAgattgaaaacaaaaacaaaaaaaacacttcaaatCCTCGGGTCATAAGGCCAATGTTCTGAACTCAGCAACCCCACACCAGAGAAAAAAGAAGCTCAAAGCACGTATGCAGTCACTACAAGCGAAAAATAGTGACATTACGAAGCTCGCCTTCTGCAGATAACTGTCCGATTCAACACGGAGCACTACGGCGACTCAGAAACCAAACTGCGTAAAcgaatcccaaaaaaaaaaaaaaaaaaacgatgctTCGAGCACAAAATCGGCAATTACACTCCCCTTTGCTGATACCACACTgcgtaaacaaaaaaaaaaagaacagagaacGACGGCGAGGCCGATACCTTTGGCTCGAACGACATGGCCGGGACCGGAGCGGCAGCGACGCGGGGCCAAGGACGGCACGCCGACGGCGAACGAAGAAGCTTGAAGAGTCATGGCGAGCACCGATTTCTGCAACCGAagcggaggtggaggaggaggacgaggaggaggaaatgAGAACAGAAGCTGGTTGTTCAGAGAAGAAGAGCGCGTGTGCTGTATATATGTTTGCATTCTCGTTCcgtctctttatttttctctattttctcgccctttttttttttttttccattctgctgaaattaggaaaaaaaaatgatttattttgatatttatcTGTAAAATTTAGTTGGGGGGGCCATGCCCGCCACTCGTTGCAAAATATCAAGCGAGAAATCACACAAGCCAAGCAAATCGGGCTATAACTTGGAACTCCGAACGCGTGTGCGGATCGGACACATTACACGATTCGATCTCCTAACCTTACTAAACCGTATACGGTATACGGTATACCGACCTACTCCGGTACCCCTTAAGAACATTTTATTTCTCCGCTCAAGACGCGTTTTGTTGGGGGGAAAAACAGCAAGTTTGCATTAGATGCTTGGCAATAAGTATCGCGCGGGAATAGCTCGTGCCGAATCGAGAACGTAGAGGCGACGGGGATCTCTCCGAACCCCGATCCGGCCTAATCCGACTTGGTCGGGATCTCGAGACCCTCTATTCGGATCTTGGCTGGCTGTCCAGCATCGCGACCTCGAAACCGTGCTGAGTTCTTTTTTGAGAAGAAATGCTTCGGACATACGCATTCGAACACATCAACCGTTCAGCTTTCGTGTGGGGGACGAAGGGGACTTTTAGTTATAACTACTCGAGCTAGACCGGAGTTTCGAAGCCGCCCCAACTTGCTCGTCTTGTAGAATAAcccaccttaaaaaaaaaaaagagaaaagtaaagaataagttaggaaatatgaaaaatataagGAGTGCTTTTTGAATGACCAGTACCTAAATCATTGAAGGAGTGACAGTTTGGTGTGTGCACGAAGACTACTTCTAATTCTAAGTGAGTAAGCAGCGCTTGGAATGCCGCATTTCGCACGATACGTTGGactaaagtttaaggatcatcttaaatgaattaaaagttgAGAAATCACATTGAATGTTGAgctaaaattcatggaccatttaaaaccgtcatttttttttttacttttgataattCCCATGCCCCACTCCCAAACTTCCGGACCCACTGAAAACCCATGGACTCGACTCGAGTGAAGATCGGGCGTGGgggaatatttaaatattagatcacgtcttcatctaacagtttagCTTTTGAATAACTTGGCATTGGTTCTATAAAAATTtcacacaaatattgacacctTATTTATAATGACACGGTTCTTCGAGAAGTCACGTGAAGATTACTCAATTCAGTCACACTCCATCTATGGAAAGAAGCCAGGCCAGGGAGAGCAAACTTTGCTAGAGATTGAAGACAAAACTTCAATGAAGGATTTTTCTAGTAACCTCTCCACGAGTTAAAAATCCAACGGAAATCGaaaaaaagttaccaaaaaagttctaaacatatcgCATCTGtatcaatttagccctaaacctttttttttttaaaatcaatttagtcctaaaacttttgcattgtgctatttagtccatccagccaattttagccgGCCGGAGTTGACATGcgaattaaattttaataattttttttgaaattgagtttatgattttttttctttttttcattaatttttttccttaactcTTAGGGCCGGCAAGGGCGCCACGGCCCCTCAATGTCGGCGATGGCATCCTGCCCCTAATGGTtgggacaaaaaggaaaaaaaaaaagagaaaaatattataaaaatttcaaaaaatattaaaatttcattCATATGTTAGCACCaatcgatcaaaattgactagatagaccaaatttgcacaaatacaaaagatttaagactgattGATACAATTACAGAAGGTTTAAGACTGTTTTTTTGTAACTCTCCCACATAAATCTTGTGCGGCACTTGGATAAGAGCGCTCCTTCGCCAACCTTTATCTTGGTCTTCAAACTCAAAGGAAGCCCAATATTGGTGCCATCccataaaacaaaatgaagaaaagccaGGTGATTTCATGTGTCCATCGTCGTCAAAGCTTTCTTTGGCACGATCAATCATCgtaccaacaaaaaaaaccaaaagaagaagagtcgAACAAGAAGGGAATTTGGTTGTGAACGAATGGTAATGGGCTCATTCTATCTAACTTTCTTCCCAGAACTTTCTCGggaaaactaaaaaggaaaaaaaaaaaaaagtcaactcaGGGATTACACTCGGGAAAATCTAAGTTCATGGAAATGACGACATAGACGTAAACCAAATTTGCGGGAGCAAGTGGCTCAAACATGAAGTTGTTTAAACTTACTAATGTAGAGAATAGAACATGTTGTAGTGTTGGTCTAATCTTCCTACACACACATAAGTTCATTGATCGTTTGTAATACAAATAAAGAGGGGCATttcgttattattattattatttttttggtcggaagttcTTTTCGTTATTATTTATACAATGATTTGGATCAATATTCACTacttcaacttccattttcgttTCTCTAGAATAAAAGTATACAGCCATTGTTCCAATTGTTTTCCTGTTGAGAGTTGTCGAAGATATATCAAAATTGATTCTCACTGCGAGACTTTATTGTGTCATGAAGGATTTTTGTCGataaccattagcaacgttgtgggacaaataatttcttaaagagagtgttatcacgcctcaaaATCTGATTCCATTTCTTTTAATTCGATCATTATATTTTTCTCATGTATTTGTAATGAAATCATGATATTGCGATTGTTACTTATAGAATCtgaaaggaaaatcaacttttgtCGTGAACTAACCCACCAAACGAAAGACATGCACGGGCTCATCAGGAAATctctcttcttctgcttctttttttttttttttttggtctaattcTTCTGCTTAATTTTTTCCTTgctcaaaatgattttttttttttcgattataTGCATGAATAATAAGTTAAGTGTATCTAGCCATTTCACAAATAACAACATGATCGtactattttcttttgcttatgATTAGTGCATAGCCACTTGCACCAAAAATTTTAAGGCTATGAAGTCCTCCAAGATAATTGTTATATTAGCACTTTACTTATTTTCTTCGGACCACGCCTTATCTGATCACGAAATTAGAGGGGTATTACACCGAGTCCCCATCGTcaagagcaaaaac is a window from the Rhodamnia argentea isolate NSW1041297 chromosome 8, ASM2092103v1, whole genome shotgun sequence genome containing:
- the LOC115741330 gene encoding ferredoxin-thioredoxin reductase catalytic chain, chloroplastic, whose translation is MQTYIQHTRSSSLNNQLLFSFPPPRPPPPPPLRLQKSVLAMTLQASSFAVGVPSLAPRRCRSGPGHVVRAKVEPTEKSVEIMRKFSEQYARRSGTYFCVDKGVTSVVIKGLADHKDALGAPLCPCRHYDDKAAEAAQGFWNCPCVPMRERKECHCMLFLTPDNDFAGQDQAISLEEIKETTASM